In a single window of the Eshraghiella crossota genome:
- the ftsX gene encoding permease-like cell division protein FtsX: MKFKSFGYCFVQGIKNIGRNRIFSLASAATMTLCIFLIGVFYSITSNINYNIDNISQGLCVKVFFQNDITEERLESIKNTIYENDIVTDIHYTSAEEAWEQYKQKYFGDYYNELADAYENDNPLINSASYEVYFNEPSAQKDLVDYISKIDGVRKVNSSDNAANGLSETGKLVNICSVFVIVLLIAVALFLINNTISIGISVRSDEISIMRLLGAKNSFIRAPFIVEGILLGLIGAVIPIIIVYFAYDGAIRNLLANSSFLSGIIELQGVGAILKLYVPVALILGIGIGLIGSMISLAKHLKA, encoded by the coding sequence ATGAAATTTAAATCATTTGGTTATTGTTTTGTCCAGGGAATAAAAAATATCGGACGAAACAGAATATTTTCCCTTGCTTCAGCAGCAACTATGACGCTGTGCATTTTTCTTATAGGTGTTTTTTATTCCATAACAAGCAATATTAACTACAATATAGATAATATTTCGCAGGGACTCTGCGTTAAAGTGTTTTTCCAGAATGATATTACAGAAGAGCGCCTTGAGTCCATAAAGAACACAATTTATGAAAACGATATTGTAACAGATATTCATTACACGTCTGCTGAAGAAGCGTGGGAACAGTATAAACAGAAATATTTTGGCGATTATTATAATGAACTTGCAGATGCCTACGAAAATGATAATCCGCTGATTAACTCAGCTTCATACGAAGTATATTTCAATGAACCATCGGCACAGAAAGATCTGGTTGATTATATATCAAAAATAGACGGGGTAAGGAAAGTTAACAGCAGTGACAATGCAGCTAACGGACTTAGCGAAACAGGTAAACTGGTTAATATATGCTCAGTATTTGTTATTGTTTTACTTATAGCCGTGGCACTTTTCCTTATCAATAACACAATTTCAATCGGTATATCAGTAAGAAGCGATGAGATAAGTATTATGAGGCTTCTGGGAGCCAAAAACAGTTTTATCAGGGCTCCATTTATTGTTGAAGGTATTTTACTTGGCTTAATCGGAGCGGTTATTCCGATTATTATCGTATATTTTGCATATGACGGGGCTATCAGGAATCTTCTGGCCAATTCATCATTCCTAAGCGGAATCATTGAACTTCAGGGAGTGGGAGCTATCCTTAAGCTGTATGTGCCGGTTGCACTTATACTGGGAATAGGAATCGGACTTATCGGAAGTATGATTTCTCTTGCAAAACATTTAAAAGCTTAA
- a CDS encoding murein hydrolase activator EnvC family protein, whose protein sequence is MKSKKIKITAAVLAFCVLGTFGGKKIMDVYAVDKSDVDDAQQQIQDTQNKIDKLNGELSQLDSDIASIEAYVSELDSTINSIATNISSCQSKIDSKQAEIDAKNVEINNKIAEIDSTEVELEEAAASEESQYESMKKRIQYMYECGDESFLDMIMSSEDLSDMLGNAEYVSSIVAYDRNQLQILADTKEKIDNLLVQLQDDKANLESQRSELETQKTELVTLQNDLQSQYQLVNDALSTKETMLQQLESQQEYAAVQKQLEEAKLAAQQREAEALRQRWLEEVRNAANNGQDADEANKRKLEEIGLAGGFTWPLPGYSYITSYFGPRKDPFGNLISNHSGMDISGFNVYGKPVVACYSGTVISVDVYTSSDNWTTKPYGTSIKIDHGAGVVTLYAHLSGVNVSVGQTVNAGDTIGFVGSTGKSTGAHLHLTLYIKGVLADPLPYLKSPS, encoded by the coding sequence ATGAAAAGCAAAAAGATTAAAATAACCGCCGCAGTGTTAGCATTTTGCGTGCTTGGTACTTTTGGCGGTAAAAAAATAATGGATGTATATGCTGTTGACAAGTCTGACGTGGACGATGCACAACAGCAGATTCAGGATACACAGAATAAGATAGACAAGCTGAATGGTGAACTTTCACAGCTCGATTCGGATATTGCTTCCATTGAAGCATATGTAAGCGAGCTTGATTCTACAATTAACTCCATTGCAACCAATATTTCTTCCTGCCAGTCAAAGATAGACAGCAAACAGGCGGAAATTGATGCAAAGAATGTTGAGATTAATAATAAAATCGCAGAGATTGACAGTACCGAAGTGGAACTTGAGGAGGCTGCTGCTTCAGAAGAAAGCCAGTATGAGTCAATGAAAAAACGTATCCAGTATATGTATGAATGTGGTGATGAATCTTTTCTTGATATGATAATGTCGTCAGAAGATTTATCGGATATGCTGGGTAATGCGGAATATGTTTCGAGTATTGTTGCCTACGACAGGAACCAGCTTCAGATACTTGCAGATACTAAGGAAAAGATAGACAATCTTCTTGTACAGCTTCAGGACGACAAGGCTAATCTTGAAAGCCAGAGGTCGGAACTTGAGACGCAGAAAACAGAGCTTGTTACATTACAGAACGATTTACAGAGCCAGTACCAGCTTGTTAATGATGCACTTTCAACCAAAGAGACAATGTTACAGCAGCTTGAGAGCCAGCAGGAATATGCTGCGGTACAGAAACAGCTTGAAGAAGCCAAGCTTGCCGCGCAGCAGAGAGAGGCCGAGGCGTTGAGACAAAGATGGCTTGAAGAAGTGCGTAATGCGGCTAATAACGGACAGGATGCAGATGAGGCTAACAAGCGTAAATTGGAAGAAATCGGACTTGCAGGCGGTTTTACGTGGCCTCTTCCGGGATACAGTTATATAACATCTTATTTCGGACCGAGAAAGGATCCTTTTGGTAACTTAATCAGCAATCACAGCGGTATGGATATATCAGGCTTTAATGTATACGGAAAGCCGGTTGTAGCCTGTTATTCAGGTACGGTCATTTCGGTTGATGTATATACCTCTTCCGATAACTGGACAACCAAGCCATATGGTACAAGTATCAAAATAGACCATGGTGCCGGTGTAGTTACTTTATATGCGCACCTTTCGGGAGTGAATGTATCGGTAGGGCAGACAGTTAATGCCGGTGATACTATCGGATTTGTCGGAAGTACAGGTAAGTCCACGGGAGCACATCTGCACCTTACACTCTATATAAAAGGTGTTCTGGCAGATCCGTTACCATACCTTAAAAGCCCATCATAA
- a CDS encoding putative ABC transporter permease subunit — translation MKVFLQLLKMRILSVFKGSGKKDKYKKNIGFKVFIGIVVAYAALCFVGMFGFYFMQLAENFVEQEVGFAYFSMVAVVMVAIGFVTTVFAAQSQIFEAKDNDLLTAMPIPPRYILLTRVITLLIVELAESLVLGIEAMLIYKIFAPVPVGGAIMMVVEIIGLNMITASISAIFGLVLAAITNRMRRKNIVKTIATIGMSVLFFFLISEMESRINSMLSMDGVFIEMDEAMKKEMLPLFYFGKAAAEGDFKSFIIFMLMAVAVFVMMIFLLSPFFLKITSTNKGGVRKKYRPEKNVEREVKKALLYKERRRFFTNASYMLNTAIGLIVFFVAGVAVLIFREKVFDSIITMSYLKNHIGAYVLLISLFFCAINVISAPSISLEGENLWICKAMPVEPFDILMAKVKNHIYICMPIVIFFGIAANIALPISPAIRAAVVIIPALSVVLMGLLGVICNLHMPKFDWADESIAVKQSMAVIATMGIGFSIVIGAAVLYGLLRFIPYADYLYTFLMTGMFALAISFTYRYLRKGGSQRFTEL, via the coding sequence GTGAAGGTATTTTTACAATTATTAAAAATGAGGATTTTGTCTGTTTTTAAGGGATCAGGCAAGAAAGATAAATATAAAAAAAATATCGGATTTAAGGTTTTTATAGGCATAGTGGTTGCTTATGCGGCACTTTGCTTTGTAGGTATGTTTGGATTCTATTTTATGCAGCTTGCAGAAAACTTTGTGGAGCAGGAAGTAGGATTTGCATATTTTTCCATGGTGGCTGTTGTTATGGTTGCCATTGGATTTGTAACAACGGTATTTGCTGCGCAGTCCCAGATTTTTGAGGCAAAAGATAATGATTTGCTTACAGCAATGCCAATTCCGCCAAGGTATATACTGCTTACCAGGGTTATTACCCTTCTTATAGTAGAACTTGCAGAGTCTCTGGTGTTGGGAATAGAAGCAATGCTGATTTATAAGATTTTTGCACCTGTTCCTGTGGGCGGAGCAATTATGATGGTTGTCGAAATTATCGGACTTAATATGATTACAGCATCAATTTCCGCAATATTCGGACTTGTTCTTGCGGCAATTACCAACAGGATGAGAAGAAAAAATATTGTAAAAACCATAGCTACAATCGGAATGTCGGTACTGTTTTTTTTCCTGATAAGCGAAATGGAAAGCAGAATCAACAGTATGCTCAGTATGGACGGCGTTTTTATAGAGATGGATGAAGCTATGAAAAAAGAAATGCTGCCATTGTTTTATTTTGGTAAGGCAGCAGCTGAGGGTGATTTTAAATCATTTATTATTTTTATGCTGATGGCTGTGGCTGTTTTTGTCATGATGATATTCCTGCTTTCTCCGTTTTTCCTTAAAATAACATCTACCAATAAGGGCGGGGTAAGAAAAAAATACAGACCTGAGAAAAATGTTGAGCGCGAGGTGAAAAAAGCACTGCTTTACAAGGAAAGAAGAAGATTTTTTACAAACGCCTCATATATGCTCAATACCGCCATAGGGCTTATTGTGTTTTTTGTTGCAGGCGTGGCTGTACTTATTTTCAGGGAAAAAGTGTTTGACAGTATTATAACAATGTCATATTTAAAAAATCATATCGGTGCATATGTGTTACTGATTTCACTGTTTTTCTGCGCAATAAATGTTATTTCTGCACCTTCAATTTCCCTTGAGGGAGAAAATCTATGGATATGTAAGGCAATGCCTGTTGAGCCTTTTGACATACTTATGGCAAAAGTTAAAAATCATATTTATATATGTATGCCGATTGTAATATTTTTCGGCATTGCCGCCAATATTGCATTGCCTATAAGCCCGGCGATAAGGGCAGCGGTCGTGATTATTCCGGCATTATCCGTAGTTCTTATGGGCCTGCTTGGCGTGATATGCAATCTTCACATGCCGAAGTTTGACTGGGCGGATGAATCAATAGCAGTTAAGCAGAGCATGGCTGTTATCGCAACCATGGGGATAGGCTTTTCTATTGTCATAGGCGCGGCGGTATTATACGGTCTTTTAAGATTTATTCCGTATGCAGATTATCTTTATACGTTTCTGATGACGGGAATGTTTGCACTTGCCATATCTTTTACGTACAGATATTTGAGAAAAGGCGGAAGCCAACGATTTACGGAATTATAA
- the uvrB gene encoding excinuclease ABC subunit UvrB, translating to MDRFILHSEYEPTGDQPEAIKELVKGFEAGDQFQTLLGVTGSGKTFTMANVIEKLNRPTLVIAHNKTLAGQLYSEFKEFFPENAVEYFVSYYDYYQPEAYVPSSDTYIEKDSSINDEIDKLRHSATAALSERRDVIIVASVSCIYGLGSPIDYKSMVVSLRPGMERDRDDIIRQLIDMQYVRNDMDFKRGTFRVRGDVLEIFPAASDKIAVRVEFFGDEIDRILEIDTLTGEIKSELKHTAIFPASHYVVPKEKLLIAAENIRAELKEQVDYFKSEDKLLEAQRISERTNFDVEMMLETGFCSGIENYSRHLEGRAPGTMPCTLMDYFPEDFLIIVDESHITIPQIRGMYFGDRSRKTTLVDYGFRLPSALDNRPLNFEEFESKINQMMFVSATPSVYEAEHELNRVEQIIRPTGLLDPEISVRPVTGQIDDLLSEVNKETAGKNKVLITTLTKRMAEDLTIYLKENGVRVRYLHSDIDTLERAEIIRDMRMDVFDVLVGINLLREGLDIPEITLVAILDADKEGFLRSETSLIQTIGRAARNADGRVIMYADNMTDSMRKAIDETERRRKIQQEYNEAHGITPTTIKKAVRDLIAISKAANDKGDKIKKDIESMSDKELEKLIKELNKKMHRAAADLNFEEAALIRDQITEIRKTMDNNG from the coding sequence ATGGACAGATTTATTTTACATTCTGAATATGAACCGACAGGCGATCAGCCGGAGGCAATTAAGGAGCTTGTGAAGGGTTTTGAAGCGGGAGACCAGTTCCAGACTTTACTTGGCGTTACCGGTTCCGGCAAGACTTTTACCATGGCTAATGTCATTGAGAAGCTTAACAGACCCACCCTTGTAATTGCACACAATAAGACACTTGCAGGGCAACTTTATTCCGAATTTAAGGAATTTTTTCCGGAGAATGCGGTTGAATATTTTGTATCTTACTATGATTATTATCAGCCGGAGGCCTATGTACCTTCCAGCGACACTTATATAGAGAAGGATTCTTCCATTAATGATGAGATAGATAAGTTACGTCATTCTGCGACGGCAGCTTTGTCGGAGCGCAGGGATGTAATTATAGTTGCCAGCGTTTCCTGCATATATGGTCTTGGAAGCCCTATTGATTATAAGAGTATGGTTGTGTCACTGCGTCCCGGAATGGAACGTGACAGGGATGATATCATAAGACAGCTTATTGATATGCAGTATGTAAGAAATGACATGGATTTTAAGCGTGGCACTTTCAGAGTCAGAGGCGATGTTTTGGAAATATTTCCTGCCGCAAGTGATAAGATTGCGGTGCGTGTGGAATTTTTCGGTGATGAGATTGACAGAATACTGGAAATAGATACATTAACGGGGGAGATTAAGTCAGAGCTTAAGCATACTGCCATTTTTCCGGCGTCCCATTATGTTGTGCCTAAGGAGAAGCTTCTTATAGCGGCGGAGAATATCCGGGCGGAGCTTAAAGAACAGGTGGATTATTTTAAGAGCGAAGATAAGCTTCTGGAAGCCCAGAGAATATCGGAGCGTACCAATTTTGATGTCGAGATGATGTTAGAGACCGGTTTCTGTTCGGGAATAGAGAATTATTCAAGACATCTTGAGGGCAGGGCACCGGGAACAATGCCATGTACTTTAATGGATTATTTTCCGGAAGACTTTCTTATAATAGTAGATGAGTCGCATATTACAATTCCACAGATAAGAGGAATGTATTTCGGAGACAGATCACGTAAGACCACACTTGTGGATTATGGTTTCAGACTGCCCTCCGCACTTGATAACAGACCGCTTAATTTTGAGGAATTTGAAAGCAAGATTAACCAGATGATGTTTGTATCCGCTACACCTTCCGTATATGAAGCAGAGCATGAATTGAACAGGGTTGAACAGATAATAAGACCGACGGGTCTTCTTGACCCGGAGATTTCCGTAAGACCTGTTACAGGACAGATTGATGACCTTCTTAGCGAAGTTAATAAGGAGACAGCCGGGAAGAATAAAGTTCTTATTACCACACTTACCAAGAGAATGGCAGAAGACCTTACAATATACCTTAAGGAAAACGGTGTCAGGGTAAGATATCTCCATTCCGATATAGATACTTTGGAGAGAGCGGAGATAATCAGGGACATGAGAATGGATGTTTTTGATGTCCTTGTAGGTATTAATCTTTTACGAGAAGGTCTTGATATTCCTGAAATTACTCTTGTTGCCATACTTGATGCGGACAAGGAGGGCTTCTTACGTTCGGAGACCTCACTTATCCAGACAATAGGACGAGCTGCAAGAAATGCCGACGGCAGGGTTATAATGTATGCCGATAACATGACTGATTCTATGCGAAAGGCCATCGATGAGACTGAAAGACGTCGTAAGATACAGCAGGAATATAATGAGGCACACGGAATTACACCGACTACAATCAAGAAAGCGGTAAGAGATCTTATTGCCATAAGCAAGGCAGCCAATGACAAGGGTGATAAGATTAAGAAGGATATTGAATCCATGAGCGATAAGGAGCTTGAGAAGCTCATCAAAGAACTCAACAAGAAGATGCATAGGGCAGCGGCAGACCTTAATTTTGAGGAGGCTGCTTTAATCAGAGACCAGATTACAGAAATAAGGAAGACAATGGACAACAATGGATAA
- a CDS encoding ABC transporter ATP-binding protein, which translates to MASLSLKNVCKVYPNGFVAVKDFNLDVADKEFIIFVGPSGCGKSTTLRMIAGLEEISSGELWIGDKLVNDVEPKDRDIAMVFQNYALYPHMTVYDNMSFGLKLRKVPKPEIDKLVHEAAKILGIEQLLDRKPKALSGGQRQRVAMGRAIVRNPKVFLMDEPLSNLDAKLRVQMRIEIQKIHQRLETTIIYVTHDQTEAMTLGTRIVVLKDGIIQQVDTPQNLYDKPCNVFVAGFMGSPQMNLINAKVVQSGEDVVLMFGGNTVKLPEGKAQKLIEAGYVDTTVIMGIRPEDLNDSEVIINANPDCVIEATIRVYELLGAEVFLYFDIDEVNCTARVNPRTTARPGDTIKLGIDMTKLHIFDKDTEQVILH; encoded by the coding sequence ATGGCAAGCTTATCACTTAAGAATGTATGTAAAGTATATCCTAACGGATTTGTAGCCGTTAAGGATTTTAACCTTGATGTAGCAGACAAGGAATTTATTATTTTCGTTGGACCATCTGGATGTGGTAAATCAACAACACTTCGTATGATTGCAGGACTTGAAGAGATTTCTTCAGGTGAACTCTGGATCGGAGATAAATTAGTTAACGACGTAGAACCTAAGGACAGAGATATTGCGATGGTATTCCAGAACTATGCTCTTTATCCTCATATGACAGTTTATGATAATATGTCATTTGGTCTTAAATTAAGAAAAGTACCTAAGCCTGAAATCGACAAATTAGTTCATGAAGCAGCTAAGATTCTCGGTATTGAGCAGTTACTTGACCGTAAGCCAAAGGCTCTTTCAGGTGGACAGAGACAGCGAGTTGCTATGGGACGTGCAATCGTTCGTAATCCTAAGGTATTCCTTATGGACGAACCTTTATCTAACCTTGATGCTAAGCTTCGTGTTCAGATGCGTATTGAGATTCAGAAGATCCATCAGAGACTTGAGACAACAATCATCTACGTAACACATGACCAGACAGAAGCTATGACACTTGGTACAAGAATCGTAGTTCTCAAGGATGGTATTATCCAGCAGGTAGATACACCACAGAATCTCTATGACAAGCCATGTAACGTATTCGTTGCAGGATTTATGGGATCACCACAGATGAACCTTATTAATGCTAAGGTTGTACAGTCAGGTGAAGATGTTGTACTTATGTTTGGTGGCAACACAGTTAAACTTCCTGAAGGAAAAGCTCAGAAGCTTATTGAAGCAGGATATGTTGATACAACAGTTATCATGGGTATCCGTCCTGAAGACCTTAATGATTCAGAAGTTATCATCAATGCTAACCCTGATTGCGTAATCGAAGCTACAATCAGAGTATACGAATTACTTGGTGCTGAAGTTTTCCTTTACTTTGATATTGATGAAGTTAACTGTACAGCAAGAGTTAATCCTCGTACAACAGCTCGTCCAGGCGATACAATTAAACTTGGTATCGATATGACTAAGCTTCACATCTTTGATAAAGATACAGAGCAGGTTATCTTACATTAA
- the ftsE gene encoding cell division ATP-binding protein FtsE: protein MIDLDNVCKTYSSGVDALNNINIHIDKGEFVFIVGESGSGKSTLIKLLLRELEPTSGRIVINGKNISRIKRRKLYTLRRDIGVVFQDFRLLDDRNVFDNIAFAQKVIEAPGRKIRSRVHAMLAEVKITNKYKEFPKHLSGGEQQRVAIARALINNPPILLADEPTGNLDEDNSWEIMKLLEQANTQGTTVVVVTHNLEIVRTMKKRTIVINNGEVVQEIAEGGNFYEI, encoded by the coding sequence ATGATTGATTTAGATAACGTATGTAAGACATATTCATCCGGTGTGGACGCACTGAATAATATCAATATACATATTGATAAAGGTGAGTTTGTTTTCATAGTAGGAGAAAGCGGTTCCGGCAAATCTACACTTATTAAACTTCTGCTTAGGGAACTGGAGCCTACATCCGGAAGAATAGTAATTAACGGTAAGAACATTTCCAGAATCAAAAGAAGAAAATTATACACACTCCGACGTGATATAGGTGTTGTATTTCAGGATTTCAGACTCCTTGATGACAGAAATGTTTTTGATAATATTGCTTTCGCACAAAAGGTTATTGAAGCTCCGGGAAGAAAGATACGTTCCAGAGTGCACGCCATGCTGGCAGAGGTTAAGATAACCAATAAATATAAGGAATTTCCCAAACATCTTTCAGGCGGTGAACAACAGAGAGTGGCAATAGCCAGGGCACTGATTAATAATCCGCCTATTCTTCTTGCCGATGAGCCTACAGGTAATCTCGACGAGGATAATTCATGGGAAATCATGAAACTGTTAGAGCAGGCTAACACTCAGGGAACTACAGTTGTGGTTGTTACTCACAATCTTGAAATAGTCCGTACTATGAAAAAGAGAACTATTGTAATTAATAACGGTGAAGTGGTACAGGAAATAGCGGAAGGTGGTAACTTCTATGAAATTTAA
- a CDS encoding PucR family transcriptional regulator has protein sequence MISNQILQNTIDGLKTITRIDMCVLDVDGKVLATTSPDASGYEESVSTFAKSPADSQVISGHQFFKVYDDNQLEYILLVMGGSDDVYIIGKLATFQIQNLMVAYKERFDKDNFIKNLLLDNLLLVDIYNRAKKLHIDSEAKRVVLLVETQTEKDNTALETVRTLFATRTRDFITAVDEKNIIIVKEVKQSETYKDIEQTAFVILDTLNTEAMSRVKVAFGTIISSLKDVSKSYKEAKMALDVGKIFYSDKNVVAYSNLGIGRLIYQLPIPLCKMFIREIFGDMSPDDFDEETLATINKFFENSLNVSETSRQLFIHRNTLVYRLDKIQKITGLDLRVFEDAITFNIALMVVKYMKYMENIDY, from the coding sequence ATGATATCAAATCAGATTTTACAAAATACAATTGACGGACTTAAGACAATTACGCGTATAGACATGTGTGTACTGGATGTTGATGGAAAGGTACTTGCAACAACCTCTCCTGATGCCAGCGGATATGAAGAATCAGTAAGCACATTTGCAAAGTCCCCTGCGGACAGCCAGGTGATTTCCGGTCATCAGTTTTTTAAAGTATATGATGACAACCAGCTTGAATACATTCTTCTTGTTATGGGTGGAAGCGATGATGTTTATATAATTGGCAAACTGGCAACTTTTCAGATACAGAACCTTATGGTAGCTTATAAGGAGAGATTCGATAAGGATAATTTTATTAAAAATCTCCTTCTTGATAATCTTCTTCTTGTGGATATATATAATAGGGCGAAAAAACTTCATATTGATTCAGAGGCTAAGAGAGTAGTCCTTCTCGTTGAGACACAGACAGAGAAAGACAATACTGCCCTTGAAACAGTGAGAACACTTTTTGCCACAAGAACAAGGGATTTTATAACTGCAGTAGATGAGAAAAATATTATTATCGTTAAAGAAGTTAAGCAGAGCGAGACTTACAAAGACATTGAACAGACTGCATTTGTAATTCTTGACACCCTTAATACAGAAGCCATGAGCAGGGTTAAAGTAGCTTTCGGTACAATAATCAGTTCACTTAAAGACGTTTCCAAATCATACAAGGAAGCTAAGATGGCACTTGACGTAGGAAAGATTTTTTACAGTGATAAAAATGTTGTGGCATACAGTAACCTTGGAATAGGAAGACTTATTTACCAGCTTCCTATACCTCTTTGCAAAATGTTTATAAGAGAGATTTTCGGCGATATGTCGCCGGATGATTTTGATGAAGAGACACTTGCTACAATTAATAAATTTTTTGAGAACAGTCTTAATGTATCAGAGACTTCAAGACAGCTTTTTATACACAGAAATACATTAGTATACCGTCTTGACAAGATACAGAAAATTACAGGACTGGATTTGCGTGTATTTGAGGATGCCATTACTTTTAATATTGCATTAATGGTAGTTAAGTACATGAAATATATGGAAAACATTGATTATTGA
- a CDS encoding ABC transporter ATP-binding protein, which produces MLLIDRYTKLYGKKVAVDNLSLHIKPGEIYGFIGHNGAGKTTTLKACAGILNFEYGNILIDGISIKEKPMECKKKIAYIPDNPDLYGFLTGAAYLNFIADIYKVPLEIRNKRIEDFADKYGIIDDLGMPINSYSHGMRQKIAIISALIHEPKLILMDEPFVGLDPKASHTLKNQMREICDNGGAIFFSTHVLEVAEKLCDKVAVIKDGRLIASGTMAEVKGNLSLEDAFLELEE; this is translated from the coding sequence ATGCTTTTAATTGACAGATATACTAAATTATATGGTAAAAAAGTTGCAGTTGATAACTTGTCGCTTCATATTAAACCGGGCGAGATATATGGTTTTATAGGACACAATGGGGCAGGAAAGACAACTACGCTTAAGGCATGTGCAGGAATACTTAATTTTGAGTATGGAAATATATTGATTGATGGAATATCCATTAAAGAAAAGCCGATGGAATGCAAAAAGAAAATAGCATATATCCCGGACAACCCTGATTTGTACGGTTTTCTGACAGGGGCGGCCTATCTGAATTTCATAGCAGATATATATAAAGTACCTTTGGAGATAAGAAATAAACGAATCGAAGATTTTGCTGATAAATATGGAATTATTGATGATCTGGGGATGCCAATTAACTCATATTCCCATGGTATGAGACAGAAAATAGCCATAATATCGGCTCTTATACATGAACCCAAACTTATACTTATGGATGAACCGTTTGTAGGACTTGACCCTAAGGCATCACATACCCTTAAAAACCAGATGAGGGAAATATGTGATAATGGCGGAGCAATCTTTTTTTCCACCCATGTATTGGAAGTAGCGGAAAAATTGTGCGATAAAGTGGCAGTTATAAAAGATGGAAGGCTTATTGCATCCGGTACAATGGCAGAGGTTAAAGGTAATTTATCTCTTGAGGATGCGTTTCTTGAACTGGAGGAATAG
- a CDS encoding S41 family peptidase: MYDDYEVKKSFKKGLISGIVPVLIIAVLVNILVYRNMTSKRIEVAKSTATKISKIKELIDDKYLFDYKQGDMENAIIKAYVSGLGDPYSEYYTEEEFKKIGESAAGSYCGVGIYITKDEKDRGIKILQVIEGGPAEDAGLKAGDIITAINGNEIDLTDFDEASSPIMGKEGTKVTVTILRDGVKKDYELTRSVIEQKYVRYSMLDNNIGYVYLAQFTVSSIEQFENAVSDLKENGAKSIIFDLRDNPGGVLNGAVSILDYLLPEGLIAYVEDKYGNRNDYKSTDGTDELDIPCVVLVNENSASASELFTGALKDRGYATVVGKKTFGKGIVQSLFALGDGSGLKITVERYFTPNGVCIHGTGIEPDIDVEYDKDKFYEDGTDTQLDAAIEYLENL, encoded by the coding sequence ATGTATGATGATTATGAAGTAAAAAAGAGTTTCAAAAAGGGCCTTATATCAGGAATTGTGCCTGTATTAATCATAGCGGTGCTTGTTAATATCCTGGTATATCGTAACATGACAAGTAAGAGAATAGAAGTTGCTAAGAGTACGGCTACAAAAATTAGTAAAATCAAAGAACTGATTGATGATAAATATCTTTTTGACTATAAACAGGGTGATATGGAAAATGCAATAATAAAAGCATATGTGAGCGGATTAGGTGACCCATACAGCGAATATTATACAGAAGAAGAGTTCAAAAAAATAGGTGAAAGTGCAGCCGGCTCATATTGTGGTGTAGGTATATATATTACCAAAGACGAAAAGGACAGAGGAATAAAGATATTACAGGTAATTGAAGGGGGCCCGGCAGAAGATGCAGGCCTTAAAGCAGGAGATATTATAACTGCGATAAACGGAAATGAAATTGACCTGACAGATTTTGATGAAGCTTCTTCACCTATTATGGGAAAAGAAGGAACAAAAGTTACAGTTACAATCCTTAGGGATGGCGTAAAAAAAGACTATGAACTTACAAGGTCTGTTATCGAACAGAAATATGTCAGATATTCAATGTTAGATAATAATATTGGATATGTATATCTCGCACAGTTTACTGTCTCGTCAATAGAACAGTTTGAAAATGCTGTTAGTGACCTTAAAGAAAATGGTGCCAAAAGTATTATTTTTGACCTCAGGGATAATCCGGGCGGTGTTTTAAATGGTGCAGTTTCAATACTTGATTATCTTTTACCGGAGGGACTTATAGCATATGTTGAAGACAAATACGGCAACAGAAATGACTACAAGTCTACTGACGGAACGGATGAACTTGATATTCCTTGTGTTGTTCTTGTCAATGAAAACAGTGCCAGCGCATCAGAACTTTTTACAGGTGCATTAAAAGACAGAGGTTATGCTACCGTTGTTGGTAAAAAAACGTTTGGAAAGGGAATTGTACAGTCATTATTTGCTCTTGGAGACGGTTCAGGCTTAAAGATTACGGTTGAAAGATATTTTACTCCTAATGGGGTGTGCATCCACGGAACCGGTATTGAACCGGATATTGATGTGGAATATGATAAAGATAAGTTTTATGAAGATGGAACGGATACACAACTTGATGCAGCAATTGAGTACCTTGAAAATCTATAA